CTAAATACTTATTGGTATTATTTAATGAGGCCACTAAGGAATCCGTTTTATAAGTAAGGTCCGTAGCTTGTTTTTTAAGCTTAGTACTAGAATATCCAGGTATGTATTCTCTTAAAGGGGTAAAGGCGATTAATAACGTAGTAAGGCCAATTAAACCAATAATACATAGTGAACCGGTAACAAAAACGTTAAGACGACTTAATTTAAAAGAGATTTTCTCTTCAAAAGTAGATTCATTAAGAATAACCAAACGATACTTATGAAGCAGTTTGCGTTTAATCTCTTTTCTCTTTTTGACTTTTTTGGCCATGGAGCAAATATAAAGGATGGAATCGGATTCTTATACCGTTGTTCTAAATTAATGATTCTTGTAAATACCATGGTCATGCTGCCAACACATTTAAGAAAACTAGCACAAATCTGTTAAAATAATCTGCTTGCATGTATATTTAGGGTTAATCAAGTAACTTTTTTAGTATCTTTGAATCTGTTTAAAAATGAAAATATGACAACTTTACAGATATTTTTAGCGATAGGACCATGGCAAATAGGAATCGTAGTTTTAGTGGTTCTTTTATTGTTCGGAGGAAAAAAGATTCCAGAATTGATGCGTGGACTTGGTAGTGGTATTAAAGAATTTAAAGATGCCTCTAAAGAAGACGATACGTTAGAAGAGAAAAAAGAATAGGAACATCCCTAATTCTTGATGATTTATAAACCTTTGATTTACGTCAGAGGTTTTTTTATGTTTTATATAAATACCAAACGGTATTTATTGTTTATCGAAGATATCGCGCATCTCATTCTTCTCGAATTTCTAGAATTTACCCTGTTTAAAATGCTCACATCAATTTAAAGAGCATTCACTTCTCAAAACAAGGTTTTCACAACAAAAATCAGTAGATACGTAACCTTCACCCGAAATTTACGTTATCAAAAGATAGTATTAAGGTAAAACACAACGCTGTCATACCATGCTACAAGTAAATTTCTATAAAAAACACCAGCCAAATTTTAAAAATCTCTAGATTTTTTAAACACCCAAAATCATGAAAAAACTAATAACCGCATTTATTTTTCTTCTGTCTTTTGCCTGTTTTGCCCAAGACTTTGAGAATCTTGATTCAGAAGAAATAGTAACTTCGACCGAGCCAGAAACGGAAACGGTCAATTTTACGCCAGTTGACTCTGAAACGTTTTCTATAACAGAAACCTTTGAAGAGGCTGCAGATAGGTATGAGATTCCACACAGAACATTTAGTGGTCTTTCTGGTACTGAAAATGGTTATTACATCATTTCAGGTGTTTTTAGTAAAGACAAAACTTTAAACAAAACACTTAAGAAATTACGTAAGAAAGGTTTTGAGTCTGCTGGATATATTCTAAATCCGGAA
This genomic interval from Zobellia roscoffensis contains the following:
- the tatA gene encoding twin-arginine translocase TatA/TatE family subunit encodes the protein MTTLQIFLAIGPWQIGIVVLVVLLLFGGKKIPELMRGLGSGIKEFKDASKEDDTLEEKKE